From a single Leptospira levettii genomic region:
- the atpD gene encoding F0F1 ATP synthase subunit beta, translating into MNKGKIKQIIGSVLDISFDSGNMPEIYNAVEIQSKVNGKDVTITAEVQQHIGDNTVRAISLQSTDGLKRGLEVVDTGIPISVPVGTKTLGRIFNVLGEAIDELGDLPKDVKKMPIHRNAPSYEEIKPKTEIFETGIKVIDLLAPYIKGGKTGLFGGAGVGKTVLIQELINNIAKQHGGYSVFAGVGERTREGNDLWNEMKESGVIDKTVLCFGQMNEPPGARLRVALSALTMAENFRDESGSDILLFVDNIFRFSQAGSEVSALLGRMPSAVGYQPTLSTEMGGLQERITSTTRGSITSVQAIYVPADDLTDPAPATAFTHLDATTVLSRAISEKGIYPAVDPLDSTSRIMNPQIVGEEHYNTAREVQRILQRYKDLQDIIAILGMDELSEDDKILVARARRLEKFLSQPFHVAEQFTGRPGKYVKLEDTIRSFKGIIEGKYDSLPEQAFYMVGSIDEVIEAAKQLKG; encoded by the coding sequence ATGAATAAAGGTAAAATTAAACAAATCATCGGTTCGGTATTGGACATCAGTTTTGATTCCGGGAATATGCCTGAGATCTACAATGCCGTAGAGATTCAATCGAAAGTAAACGGCAAAGACGTTACCATCACTGCAGAAGTGCAACAACACATCGGAGACAACACAGTTCGTGCGATCTCCCTTCAATCCACAGACGGTTTAAAACGTGGTTTGGAAGTGGTTGATACAGGGATTCCAATTTCTGTTCCAGTAGGAACAAAAACACTTGGTAGAATTTTTAACGTCCTTGGTGAGGCTATCGACGAACTCGGTGACCTTCCAAAAGACGTAAAGAAGATGCCAATCCATAGAAATGCTCCTTCTTACGAAGAAATTAAACCTAAAACTGAGATCTTTGAAACAGGGATCAAGGTTATCGACCTTCTTGCTCCTTACATCAAAGGGGGAAAAACAGGACTCTTCGGTGGTGCTGGGGTTGGTAAAACCGTTCTTATCCAAGAGTTGATTAACAACATCGCAAAACAACATGGTGGTTACTCCGTGTTCGCTGGTGTGGGTGAAAGGACTCGTGAAGGAAACGACCTTTGGAATGAAATGAAAGAATCTGGAGTTATCGACAAAACAGTTCTTTGTTTTGGTCAGATGAACGAACCTCCAGGTGCACGTCTTCGTGTGGCTCTTTCTGCCTTAACAATGGCAGAAAACTTCCGTGACGAATCTGGATCTGATATCCTTCTTTTCGTAGATAACATCTTCCGTTTCTCCCAAGCAGGTTCTGAAGTATCGGCCCTTCTTGGACGTATGCCATCAGCGGTAGGATACCAACCAACTCTTTCCACAGAGATGGGGGGATTACAAGAACGAATCACTTCCACAACCAGAGGTTCCATTACTTCTGTGCAAGCGATCTACGTTCCTGCCGACGACTTAACTGACCCGGCTCCTGCAACTGCGTTTACGCATTTAGATGCAACAACAGTTCTTTCTCGTGCGATTTCTGAAAAAGGGATTTACCCGGCTGTGGATCCACTCGATTCCACATCACGGATTATGAACCCACAAATCGTTGGGGAAGAACATTACAACACGGCGCGTGAAGTACAAAGAATTTTACAACGTTACAAAGACCTCCAAGATATCATTGCGATCCTAGGTATGGACGAACTTTCTGAGGATGACAAAATCCTAGTGGCTCGTGCTCGTCGTTTGGAGAAATTCCTCTCCCAACCATTCCACGTGGCAGAACAGTTCACTGGTCGACCTGGTAAATATGTGAAGTTAGAAGACACAATCCGTTCCTTCAAAGGAATCATTGAAGGAAAGTATGACTCTCTTCCAGAACAAGCATTCTACATGGTCGGATCGATTGACGAAGTGATCGAAGCGGCGAAACAACTCAAAGGTTAA
- the atpH gene encoding ATP synthase F1 subunit delta — MSLNQISKVYATALLELAQETNSLESTEEELSSLVDVFFSDDTIRHYFLSPLVDPSEKEQTAAKSVQGKASEIVANFITLVVRKNRFLYLKDILEDYRTGVDRLRNRSSLRIVSKESLGKEAVDRITKSISSKFGRDVRVTEHMDPALIGGFKIYIDDFLIDASIRAKLAGTREALLQKKIPVGAFE, encoded by the coding sequence ATGAGTCTGAACCAAATTTCAAAGGTTTACGCAACGGCACTTTTAGAGTTAGCTCAAGAAACTAACTCGCTTGAGTCAACGGAAGAGGAACTTTCATCTTTAGTGGATGTTTTCTTTTCCGATGACACAATCCGCCATTATTTTCTTTCTCCATTAGTTGATCCTTCTGAGAAAGAACAAACTGCCGCAAAGTCAGTTCAAGGGAAAGCATCAGAAATTGTTGCTAACTTCATTACACTTGTGGTTCGTAAAAACAGGTTCCTTTACTTAAAGGATATTCTGGAAGATTATCGTACGGGTGTAGACCGACTTAGAAATCGTAGTTCCCTTCGTATCGTTTCCAAAGAATCTTTGGGCAAAGAAGCAGTGGATCGAATCACTAAGTCCATCTCTTCCAAGTTCGGACGCGATGTTCGTGTCACAGAGCATATGGATCCAGCACTCATCGGTGGATTCAAAATTTATATAGACGACTTTTTAATCGATGCCTCAATCCGCGCAAAACTTGCAGGAACAAGAGAGGCTCTCCTCCAAAAGAAAATCCCAGTCGGAGCATTTGAATGA
- the atpC gene encoding ATP synthase F1 subunit epsilon, producing MSKELTLTVISPDKILYQGKAESVILPGSVGYFGILPGHATLVSQLDFGLIKLHTAGKEFRIAIDGGFCEVRNDQIRVLTEGGDSEDDLTHDHAIELLQEAESLPSSKEKENLLKKAKVRILLHER from the coding sequence ATGAGTAAAGAACTGACTTTAACAGTCATCTCGCCGGACAAAATCCTTTACCAAGGCAAGGCAGAATCAGTGATTCTGCCAGGTTCAGTAGGTTATTTTGGAATTTTACCTGGGCATGCAACTCTTGTGTCACAACTCGATTTTGGCCTCATTAAGTTGCATACAGCTGGAAAAGAATTCCGAATCGCCATTGATGGTGGATTTTGTGAAGTGAGAAATGACCAAATCCGAGTGCTCACGGAAGGTGGGGATTCTGAAGATGATTTGACTCATGACCACGCCATCGAGCTCTTACAAGAAGCAGAATCTCTCCCATCCTCGAAAGAGAAAGAAAATCTCCTAAAGAAAGCAAAAGTTCGCATTTTACTGCACGAACGTTAA
- a CDS encoding MarR family winged helix-turn-helix transcriptional regulator, translating into MSKVKASKEEVLLLKNQICFSMYSSMHRLMKLYRPLLADIGLTYPQYLVMLVMWEEKEITVTKLGDRLQLDSGTLTPLLKRLEKSGQIQRTRSVEDERVVVLTLTKNGKLLREKAKAIPDQIFCLSGIEESQAIQLKSILDEFGKDYR; encoded by the coding sequence TTGTCCAAGGTTAAGGCATCCAAAGAAGAGGTTCTTTTATTAAAGAATCAAATCTGTTTTTCGATGTATTCCTCAATGCATCGATTGATGAAACTCTATCGTCCGCTTCTTGCGGACATAGGGTTAACTTATCCGCAATACTTAGTAATGCTTGTTATGTGGGAAGAGAAGGAGATTACCGTCACTAAGCTTGGTGATAGGTTACAATTGGATTCAGGGACTTTGACTCCACTACTAAAAAGATTGGAGAAAAGTGGACAAATACAAAGGACAAGAAGTGTAGAAGATGAACGTGTGGTTGTCCTTACACTCACAAAAAACGGGAAACTCCTCCGCGAAAAGGCAAAAGCCATACCAGATCAAATTTTTTGTTTATCTGGGATCGAAGAAAGCCAAGCGATCCAATTAAAATCTATTTTGGATGAGTTTGGAAAAGATTATCGATAA
- a CDS encoding F0F1 ATP synthase subunit B: protein MVLLAASGFNLLKVNPGLVIWTLVTFSVVVFVLKKFAWDKILHALEERASGIQGDINKAESLRVEAEKSLKEYKDQLFKATEEAHRIVDEAKKDAVALRTRLTEEAHNEVKGIKDNAVREIELAKGRALSELQNQIVEMSVLIASEILEKQLKKEDYASFVEKEIAKLDKLKIK from the coding sequence TTGGTACTCCTCGCGGCTTCCGGCTTCAATTTGCTGAAAGTCAATCCGGGTCTGGTCATCTGGACCCTGGTCACTTTCTCAGTTGTTGTCTTCGTTCTTAAAAAATTTGCATGGGACAAGATCCTTCATGCTCTCGAAGAACGTGCTTCCGGCATCCAAGGTGATATCAACAAAGCGGAATCTCTTCGTGTTGAAGCAGAAAAGTCTTTAAAAGAATATAAAGACCAACTCTTCAAAGCAACAGAAGAAGCACACAGAATTGTCGATGAAGCTAAGAAAGATGCAGTTGCTCTCCGCACACGTTTGACGGAAGAAGCACACAATGAAGTAAAAGGAATCAAAGACAATGCTGTTCGAGAAATCGAATTGGCAAAAGGCAGAGCCTTGTCTGAGTTACAAAACCAAATTGTGGAAATGTCCGTTCTCATCGCGAGTGAGATCTTGGAGAAACAATTGAAGAAGGAAGACTATGCTTCCTTTGTCGAAAAAGAGATCGCAAAACTCGATAAACTTAAAATAAAATGA
- a CDS encoding ammonium transporter, which yields MADAEITTPNPIDKSDTTWMLISSALVFFMIPGLSLFYGGIVRSKNVLSTMMHSFVAMIVMTLQWTIFGYSFAFSGENPFVGNFDLAFLDGINIDSTKGTIPTYVHFLFQGMFALITPALISGAIAERIKLSAYIVFILVWSTLVYDPVAHWVWADSGWLFKMNALDFAGGTVVHLISGIAGLSAAIVIGKRKGDAGLLTHPNNMTYTLLGSGLLWFGWFGFNAGSGLAVNGLAARAFLVTLIAPAAAGASWLLIEWYHTKKATALGAASGIVAGLVVITPASGFVGVKGALIMGILVSPICYLAILLKGKLKYDDTLDAFGIHGAGGAFGAILTGIFALELAEGMTFESQMMAQIISVIATGFYSFVASYLIAFVIEKTIGFRIEEDKEITGLDQEIHGEKGYDIR from the coding sequence ATGGCAGATGCAGAAATAACGACGCCAAACCCAATCGATAAATCCGATACCACTTGGATGTTGATTTCTTCTGCATTGGTTTTTTTTATGATCCCTGGACTTTCTTTATTCTATGGAGGGATTGTCAGATCCAAAAACGTTTTATCCACAATGATGCATAGTTTTGTTGCGATGATTGTAATGACATTACAGTGGACTATTTTTGGTTATAGTTTTGCATTTTCAGGTGAGAATCCATTTGTTGGAAATTTTGATTTAGCTTTTTTGGATGGAATTAACATTGATTCCACGAAAGGTACAATCCCTACTTACGTACATTTTTTGTTCCAAGGTATGTTTGCTTTGATTACACCAGCCTTAATTTCTGGTGCGATCGCAGAAAGAATTAAACTCTCCGCATACATTGTATTTATACTTGTTTGGTCAACGTTAGTTTACGATCCAGTCGCTCATTGGGTTTGGGCAGATTCAGGTTGGTTGTTTAAAATGAATGCCTTAGATTTTGCAGGTGGAACTGTTGTCCATTTAATTTCAGGTATTGCAGGTTTATCAGCTGCAATCGTGATTGGAAAACGAAAAGGTGATGCAGGTCTCCTAACCCATCCAAATAACATGACTTATACATTACTTGGCTCAGGTTTATTATGGTTTGGTTGGTTTGGTTTTAATGCTGGATCTGGCCTTGCTGTGAATGGACTTGCGGCAAGAGCTTTTTTAGTCACTTTAATTGCTCCTGCAGCGGCCGGTGCAAGTTGGTTACTCATTGAATGGTATCATACAAAAAAAGCAACCGCACTTGGAGCGGCATCAGGTATTGTTGCAGGTTTAGTTGTCATCACACCAGCTTCTGGTTTTGTAGGAGTCAAAGGAGCCCTTATTATGGGTATACTCGTATCACCTATTTGTTATTTGGCGATTCTATTAAAAGGTAAACTAAAATACGATGATACCCTAGATGCATTTGGTATCCACGGTGCAGGTGGAGCATTTGGTGCCATATTAACAGGTATATTCGCTTTAGAACTTGCAGAAGGAATGACATTCGAAAGTCAGATGATGGCTCAAATTATAAGTGTGATTGCTACAGGTTTTTATTCTTTTGTAGCTTCATACCTCATTGCATTTGTAATTGAGAAAACCATAGGATTTAGAATTGAAGAAGATAAAGAAATCACCGGTCTCGACCAAGAGATTCATGGTGAAAAAGGATATGATATAAGGTAA
- the atpB gene encoding F0F1 ATP synthase subunit A translates to MYLRAISVENKSKYRFFLSFLLVFSLSFTNVFANDSEGHGSDEGFDFSEVMAHHLGDAPIFPLNFGGTIVTEGQPGFDAENHDVFVNHEGVKYHYVGGLDLHITKRVTMMWIACFFMFIIFIPAANLISKNPKKVHNKFTSGVEAFVSYLKENVVDSSLDHHGHSYYHYIFSLFFFILFCNLFGLIPSIGELTVAASDGLVALGVFEHTPHSLHTFGEIWSGITPTGDISVTLSLASITLLTIYGTAFTYQGISFVAHAVPKGVPLPLWPLMWVLEFIVTHIARSFALTMRLLANMTAGHVMILALLGFIFMSESWMIAPVSVLSSVLIYFLELLVAFLQAFIFSLLTTVFIGTVMHRH, encoded by the coding sequence TTGTATTTGCGAGCTATTTCAGTGGAAAATAAGTCTAAATATCGGTTTTTTTTATCATTTTTATTAGTTTTTTCCCTTAGTTTTACGAATGTTTTTGCAAACGATTCGGAAGGGCACGGCTCTGATGAGGGCTTCGATTTCAGCGAAGTGATGGCACACCACTTAGGTGACGCTCCCATCTTCCCATTAAACTTTGGTGGCACAATCGTTACAGAAGGCCAACCTGGTTTTGATGCTGAAAATCACGATGTTTTCGTAAACCATGAGGGAGTGAAATACCACTATGTTGGTGGTCTCGACCTTCACATCACCAAACGAGTGACCATGATGTGGATCGCTTGTTTTTTTATGTTCATCATCTTTATCCCTGCAGCAAATCTCATCTCTAAAAACCCGAAAAAAGTGCATAACAAATTCACCTCGGGTGTTGAGGCATTTGTAAGTTACCTAAAAGAAAATGTTGTGGATTCGTCTCTCGATCACCACGGTCATTCTTACTACCATTACATCTTCTCTTTGTTTTTCTTTATCCTATTCTGTAACTTGTTTGGACTTATCCCATCGATTGGGGAGCTGACAGTTGCAGCATCTGATGGACTTGTGGCTCTTGGCGTTTTCGAACACACACCACATTCTCTGCATACATTCGGAGAAATCTGGTCAGGGATTACTCCAACGGGTGATATCAGTGTCACTCTTTCTCTTGCATCCATCACCTTACTTACGATATACGGAACAGCATTTACTTACCAAGGTATTTCCTTCGTAGCGCATGCAGTTCCTAAGGGAGTTCCTCTCCCACTCTGGCCTCTTATGTGGGTTCTAGAGTTTATCGTTACTCATATTGCCCGTTCGTTTGCATTAACCATGAGGTTACTTGCCAACATGACAGCAGGACACGTTATGATCCTTGCGTTACTTGGGTTTATCTTTATGAGTGAAAGTTGGATGATTGCACCTGTTTCTGTTCTCAGTTCAGTGCTCATCTACTTTTTAGAACTTCTTGTAGCATTTCTACAAGCGTTCATTTTCTCACTGCTCACAACCGTCTTCATCGGAACTGTGATGCATAGACATTAA
- the atpE gene encoding ATP synthase F0 subunit C, translating into MEFGLGYIAVGLAAGLALLGAGIGIGRIGGSVAESISRQPEAAGKIQLVLYVAAGMIEGAALFAVVIALLIALKLNGSIDKTIGAGATKVEQGQ; encoded by the coding sequence ATGGAATTCGGTTTAGGATACATCGCAGTAGGACTCGCAGCAGGACTTGCATTACTTGGTGCAGGAATCGGTATTGGTAGAATTGGTGGATCAGTGGCAGAAAGCATTAGCCGCCAACCAGAAGCAGCGGGAAAGATCCAACTCGTTCTTTACGTAGCAGCAGGTATGATTGAAGGTGCAGCACTTTTCGCAGTGGTAATCGCTCTTCTTATCGCGCTCAAACTCAATGGCTCAATTGACAAAACAATTGGTGCTGGTGCCACTAAAGTAGAACAAGGACAATAG
- the atpA gene encoding F0F1 ATP synthase subunit alpha yields MKIKTDEVTSVLKQEIKNFKKDLQVEEVGTVLEVGDGIARVYGLTNVMSGELVEFQNGVRGQAFNLEENSVGVVIFGDYIKIEEGFTVKRVGKIFEVPVGPELLGRVLNPLGEVIDGKGPLNAKKTRPVESPAPGIAMRKSVHEPMQTGIKAIDAMIPIGRGQRELIIGDRGTGKTSIAIDTIINQKGKGVICVYVAIGQKASTVASTIEMLREKGALEYTIIVSANASEPAPMLYIAPYSGATMAEYFMYEEGKATLVVYDDLSKQAVAYRQMSLLLRRPPGREAYPGDVFYLHSRLLERAAKLDDKFGGGSMTALPIIETQEGEVSAYIPTNVISITDGQIYLQSNLFASGLRPAVDVGISVSRVGSAAQIKAMKKVAGTLKSDLAQFRDLEAFAQLGTELDPVTQAQLDRGYRVLEILKQPNNSPTPVEEQVISIFAVTKGFMDTIPTAKVREFEAFLLKTMREQHAEILEEIRTAKEVKQEAALQKTIKSIVEHFLAKNN; encoded by the coding sequence ATGAAAATTAAAACAGACGAAGTAACGTCGGTACTAAAACAAGAAATTAAAAACTTCAAGAAAGACCTTCAAGTTGAAGAAGTCGGAACAGTTCTCGAAGTCGGGGACGGGATTGCGAGAGTTTACGGACTCACAAACGTAATGTCAGGAGAGCTCGTTGAATTCCAAAACGGAGTTCGAGGCCAAGCCTTCAACTTAGAAGAAAATTCAGTTGGGGTTGTTATCTTTGGTGATTATATTAAAATCGAAGAAGGTTTCACAGTTAAACGTGTGGGAAAAATCTTCGAAGTTCCAGTAGGACCAGAACTTCTTGGTCGTGTGCTAAACCCACTCGGGGAAGTGATCGACGGGAAAGGACCTCTTAACGCGAAAAAAACAAGACCAGTTGAGTCTCCAGCTCCTGGAATCGCGATGAGAAAATCAGTTCACGAACCAATGCAAACGGGAATCAAAGCGATTGATGCGATGATCCCAATTGGACGTGGACAAAGAGAGCTCATCATTGGTGACCGTGGAACAGGAAAAACTTCCATCGCAATCGACACCATCATCAACCAAAAAGGGAAAGGTGTGATCTGCGTTTACGTAGCGATTGGACAAAAAGCATCAACTGTTGCTTCCACCATCGAAATGTTACGCGAAAAAGGTGCTCTTGAGTATACGATCATTGTATCGGCTAACGCATCTGAACCTGCTCCTATGTTATATATTGCACCTTACTCTGGTGCGACAATGGCTGAATACTTCATGTATGAAGAAGGGAAAGCAACTCTCGTTGTTTATGATGACCTTTCCAAACAAGCCGTTGCTTATAGACAAATGTCACTTCTACTTCGCCGCCCGCCAGGTCGTGAAGCATATCCTGGGGACGTATTCTACCTTCACTCTCGCCTCCTTGAAAGAGCAGCGAAACTAGATGATAAATTCGGTGGTGGGTCCATGACAGCACTTCCAATCATCGAAACACAAGAAGGGGAAGTATCAGCATACATTCCTACAAACGTAATTTCCATCACGGATGGTCAGATTTACCTCCAATCCAACCTCTTTGCATCGGGCCTACGCCCTGCGGTGGATGTAGGGATTTCTGTATCACGGGTTGGATCTGCAGCGCAAATCAAAGCGATGAAAAAAGTAGCGGGAACTCTCAAGTCTGACCTTGCACAGTTCCGTGACTTGGAAGCGTTTGCGCAGTTAGGAACAGAACTAGACCCAGTGACTCAAGCCCAGCTGGATCGTGGTTACCGAGTTCTTGAAATTCTCAAACAACCAAATAACTCTCCAACTCCAGTTGAAGAACAAGTGATCTCGATCTTCGCTGTAACAAAAGGATTTATGGATACAATTCCTACTGCAAAAGTAAGAGAATTCGAAGCCTTCCTTTTGAAAACAATGAGAGAGCAACACGCAGAAATTTTGGAAGAAATCAGAACTGCCAAAGAAGTAAAACAAGAAGCAGCTCTGCAAAAAACAATCAAATCGATTGTAGAACATTTTTTAGCAAAGAATAACTAA
- a CDS encoding P-II family nitrogen regulator, with the protein MKLVIAIIQPHKLEEVKNELTKNEIYRLTVSDVQGYGQQKGKTEVFRGHEYQVNLLRKVRLEIAVNDEFVKPTVDAILKAAKTGPEGKIGDGKIFVMPLEEVIRIRSGERGNKAI; encoded by the coding sequence ATGAAATTAGTAATAGCAATTATACAACCACATAAATTAGAAGAAGTTAAGAACGAATTAACTAAAAACGAAATTTATCGTTTAACAGTGAGTGATGTGCAAGGTTATGGCCAACAAAAAGGGAAAACAGAAGTATTTCGCGGACACGAATACCAAGTGAACCTACTCAGAAAAGTTCGCTTGGAAATCGCAGTGAATGATGAATTTGTAAAACCGACAGTCGATGCGATCTTAAAAGCAGCAAAAACTGGACCAGAAGGTAAAATTGGAGATGGTAAAATCTTCGTTATGCCTTTGGAAGAAGTGATTCGTATACGAAGCGGCGAACGAGGAAACAAAGCCATCTAA
- a CDS encoding glutathione peroxidase: protein MAEEFYKIKVKRGSEEIPMEQFKDKVLLIVNTASQCGFTPQYKGLQETYDRWKGKGLEILAFPCNQFGEQEPGSDAEIKLFCEKTFSTTFPIFSKLEVNGPNTDPLYSHLKKNAPGIFGSLDIKWNFTKFLVDKNGNVVKRYAPITKPEAIEKDIEKLVQG, encoded by the coding sequence ATGGCAGAAGAATTTTACAAAATTAAAGTGAAACGAGGGTCCGAAGAGATCCCAATGGAACAATTTAAAGATAAAGTATTGTTAATTGTGAATACAGCAAGCCAATGTGGCTTCACTCCTCAATATAAAGGCTTACAAGAAACGTATGACCGTTGGAAAGGAAAAGGATTAGAAATTTTGGCTTTCCCATGTAATCAATTTGGAGAACAAGAGCCAGGTTCTGATGCAGAGATCAAACTTTTTTGTGAGAAGACATTCTCAACAACATTTCCAATCTTTTCCAAACTTGAAGTGAATGGACCTAATACCGATCCTCTTTATTCACACTTAAAGAAGAATGCTCCTGGTATCTTCGGATCTTTAGATATTAAATGGAACTTCACAAAATTTTTAGTAGATAAAAATGGAAACGTTGTTAAACGATATGCTCCCATCACAAAACCAGAAGCAATAGAAAAGGATATTGAAAAACTTGTCCAAGGTTAA
- the atpG gene encoding ATP synthase F1 subunit gamma, with product MATPREIKKRINSVKNTRKITRTMEMVSTAKAKKATNKVNAAKPYADLTRELVSSLSSLAGIIHSPYLRKPDKIRKVAILAIAANRGLCGGFNSNLLRMVKNRIEELKAKGVEVEVHAAGKKAISFFKFAKVDLVTSYTNIDDKAGSKEANDLASYFMERFANESVDSVEIISTHYYSAANQKPEITSVLPLQMEESGSKGSSGPEVLYEPDPKTILENLLPMVIKTTFVKIILESVASEHIARRVAMKAATDAAGEMIKLLTRGYNRVRQAKITQEISEIVGGAEAIS from the coding sequence TTGGCGACACCGCGTGAGATAAAAAAGAGGATTAACTCGGTTAAAAACACGAGAAAAATCACTCGAACCATGGAGATGGTCTCCACGGCTAAGGCAAAAAAAGCCACTAACAAAGTGAATGCGGCGAAACCATACGCTGACTTAACACGTGAGTTAGTATCTTCTTTGTCTAGCCTTGCCGGGATCATCCACAGCCCTTACTTAAGGAAGCCGGACAAAATCCGTAAGGTAGCTATCCTTGCAATCGCCGCAAACCGTGGGTTATGTGGTGGTTTTAACTCCAACCTTCTTCGTATGGTGAAAAACCGTATCGAAGAGTTGAAGGCAAAAGGTGTGGAAGTAGAAGTCCATGCTGCAGGGAAAAAGGCGATCTCTTTCTTTAAATTTGCTAAAGTTGATTTGGTAACTTCATACACCAACATCGATGACAAAGCTGGAAGTAAAGAAGCGAATGACCTTGCTTCTTATTTTATGGAACGTTTTGCCAACGAATCGGTGGATTCTGTTGAAATCATTTCCACTCATTATTATTCAGCAGCCAATCAAAAACCTGAGATCACTTCTGTTCTTCCGCTTCAAATGGAAGAATCGGGTTCCAAGGGTTCTTCTGGTCCAGAAGTGTTATACGAACCAGATCCAAAAACCATCTTAGAAAACTTACTTCCAATGGTGATTAAAACAACTTTTGTTAAAATCATTTTGGAGTCAGTTGCTTCCGAACACATTGCACGTAGAGTGGCGATGAAAGCAGCTACAGATGCCGCTGGTGAGATGATTAAACTTCTGACTCGCGGTTACAACAGAGTTCGTCAGGCAAAAATTACGCAGGAAATTTCAGAAATCGTAGGGGGAGCGGAAGCCATCTCCTAA